A region from the Neomonachus schauinslandi chromosome 2, ASM220157v2, whole genome shotgun sequence genome encodes:
- the LOC110573053 gene encoding divergent paired-related homeobox-like: MSGAGDLPKRKHQKHSQRTRTMFTEKQLADLEFLFSKNPHPAPSLQKEMASKLEIHPTVLQVWFKNHRTKLKKAKQQHGASGWLRFPDGAYPASLVYTDHPIPSFQLSICPNFKALPDHSVGHKIVHFGCYQDPNIYSLCPIMESQILSMSFTASSFGFSSPERT, from the exons ATGTCAGGTGCAGGAGACCTTCCTAAAAGAAAGCACCAGAAGCATTCACAAAGGACACGAACAATGTTCACTGAGAAACAATTGGCAGATTTGGAATTCTTGTTCAGCAAGAACCCACACCCTGCTCCCAGCCTTCAGAAAGAAATGGCCTCAAAACTGGAGATACATCCCACAGTACTGCAGGTTTGGTTCAAGAACCatagaacaaagctcaagaaagCCAAACAACaacatggggcatctgggtggctca GATTCCCTGATGGTGCCTACCCTGCTTCCCTGGTTTATACAGATCATCCAATACCTTCCTTCCAACTCAGCATATGCCCCAATTTTAAGGCTCTCCCAGACCATTCTGTTGGCCACAAAATAGTCCATTTTGGCTGCTACCAAGATCCTAACATCTACTCCCTTTGTCCTATTATGGAATCTCAAATTCTTTCCATGAGCTTCACTGCtagttcttttggtttttcatcTCCAGAAAGAACTTAA